A single window of Hippocampus zosterae strain Florida chromosome 15, ASM2543408v3, whole genome shotgun sequence DNA harbors:
- the czib gene encoding CXXC motif containing zinc binding protein produces MVKFGLQFKATLENVTNVRPVGDDFRWFLKLKCGNCGEIPDKWQYINLAESTPLKGGRGSASMVQKCKLCSRENSIDILGDTIAPYNAVDSEKFKTMVQFECRGLEPVDFQPQAGFAAQGAESGTPFPEVNLLEKDWTDYDEKVKESVGIYEVTHQFIKC; encoded by the exons ATGGTG AAATTCGGGCTGCAGTTCAAAGCCACCCTAGAGAATGTCACCAACGTGAGACCAGTGGGCGACGACTTTCGCTGGTTTCTGAAG CTCAAGTGTGGGAACTGTGGAGAGATTCCTGATAAATGGCAGTACATAAACCTGGCA GAGAGCACACCATTAAAAGGAGGAAGGGGAAGCGCTAGCATGGTGCAGAAGTGTAAACTATGTTCCAGGGAAAATTCAATCG ATATCCTCGGAGACACCATTGCGCCATATAAC GCTGTGGACAGTGAAAAGTTCAAAACGATGGTGCAGTTTGAATGTCGAGGCCTGGAGCCCGTTGACTTCCAACCGCAA GCTGGCTTTGCTGCACAGGGAGCAGAGTCTGGAACGCCATTTCCTGAAGTAAACCTACTTGAGAAA GATTGGACAGACTATGATGAGAAAGTCAAGGAATCAGTGGGAATATATGAGGTCACGCACCAGTTCATCAAGTGCTAA
- the uck2b gene encoding uridine-cytidine kinase 2-B, which translates to MAGDSETHLRDRGDNTDVIRQPFLIGVSGGTASGKSSVCGKIMELLGQNKIDHHQRQVAILGQDSFYKVLTPDQKAKALKGQFNFDHPDAFDNELIMQTLREILQGKTVQIPVYDFVTHSRKDEFVTVYPADVVLFEGILMFYSQEIRDLFQMKLFVDTDPDTRLSRRVLRDIGERGRELEQVLSQYITFVKPAFEEFCLPTKKYADVIIPRGADNLVAINLIVQHIQDILNGGPSKRHNICTNGHSTPRQRRTSESSSRPH; encoded by the exons ATGGCCGGCGACTCTGAAACACACCTCCGAGACCGAGGCGACAATACCGACGTAATACGACAACCTTTTCTCATCGGTGTCTCTGGGGGCACCGCCAGCGGAAAG TCCTCCGTTTGTGGGAAGATAATGGAGCTGCTGGGCCAAAATAAGATTGACCATCACCAGAGGCAGGTGGCCATCCTAGGCCAGGACAGCTTTTACAAGGTGCTGACCCCTGACCAGAAAGCCAAGGCACTGAAGGGCCAGTTCAACTTTGACCATCCAG ATGCCTTTGACAATGAGCTGATCATGCAAACGCTCAGGGAGATCCTGCAAGGGAAAACTGTCCAGATCCCCGTTTATGACTTTGTCACCCATTCCAG GAAGGACGAGTTTGTCACAGTGTATCCAGCCGACGTCGTTCTCTTTGAGGGCATCCTGATGTTCTACTCGCAGGAGATCCGTGACCTATTCCAGATGAAGCTGTTTGTCGACACTGACCCAGACACGCGGCTCTCTCGTAGAG TTTTGCGAGACATCGGTGAGCGTGGGCGGGAGCTGGAGCAAGTGCTGTCACAGTACATAACTTTTGTGAAACCGGCCTTCGAAGAGTTCTGCTTACCA ACCAAAAAGTATGCTGATGTGATTATACCCCGCGGAGCGGATAACCTTG TGGCCATCAACTTGATTGTACAGCACATCCAAGACATTCTCAACGGCGGCCCAAGCAAGCGTCACAACATCTGCACCAATGGCCACAGCACCCCGCGGCAACGACGGACGTCGGAGTCCAGCAGTCGGCCGCATTGA